The Pyrenophora tritici-repentis strain M4 chromosome 3, whole genome shotgun sequence genome has a window encoding:
- a CDS encoding SrmB, Superfamily II DNA and RNA helicase — MPAPLFKRFVPPPAPVKKQPSPAPIQTHAVARPIHAPEEEVAAVDSPKPSKKPKKRKREADVANDQDEEVSKKHKNILSKFEKAAKLAEAKNQQGEDETIEEAKEQEVLHDLEPMPQPAPIPEPVYEPTFSTLPTWLAQPTTIEASKTVPFSELGVDPFFAKTLQKQGFKDALAVQTALVPMLHTGFEQHLGDICVSAKTGSGKTLAYLLPIIEQLKDRTVPVLSAIVVVPSRQLVNQALQVAEELCSGTKIKVGTALGNVAFATEQKQLIKLRPQYDPRRARELNEKALRQYQTGSMERRGLYEDLKGMPMHHVPQYDSSVDILICTPGRLVEHIENTTGFLLNAVRWLVIDEADQLLNQNFQGWANVLMDALHGETPVDLMNAQERIQKRERDANSIWSIALPARRQLTKVVLSATMEKDVTKLGTLRLKRPKLVVVQDETAEVQPLDYEDDVFELPSTLEEFAVHVGDGSNKPLHLLYILLNYVFPGSQTASVSSSDSSASDSSSDSDSDSGDTSVSQQTGRVLIFTKSTESASRLSHLLNMLMPNFKNHIKTMTRALTADASRKLLKSFSSGAIKILIASDAASRGLDIPDISHVINYDLPTSITSYVHRVGRTARAGKPGEAWTLFTKTEAAWFLKQVAKGDRIKRGSKKVKRMEWNESTVTAEGRKKAYRTALKQLETAVTGSTETQ; from the coding sequence ATGCCGGCACCTCTATTTAAGCGCTTCGTACCACCTCCTGCCCCGGTCAAGAAGCAGCCCTCGCCCGCTCCCATACAAACGCACGCAGTCGCAAGGCCAATCCATGCGCCCGAGGAAGAGGTTGCAGCAGTCGACTCCCCCAAGCCAAGCAAAAAGCCCAAGAAAAGGAAGCGCGAAGCCGACGTCGCAAATGATCAAGATGAAGAGGTTTCAAAGAAGCACAAGAATATCCTCTCCAAGTTTGAAAAGGCGGCAAAGCTAGCTGAAGCGAAGAACCAGCAAGGCGAGGATGAGACTATCGAAGAGGCTAAAGAGCAAGAGGTACTTCACGATTTAGAGCCTATGCCACAGCCCGCGCCAATTCCCGAACCAGTCTACGAGCCGACCTTCTCCACCCTTCCTACATGGCTCGCCCAACCTACCACGATCGAAGCGTCCAAGACGGTACCATTTTCAGAGCTTGGGGTTGATCCCTTCTTCGCAAAGACGCTACAGAAGCAGGGATTCAAGGATGCTTTGGCGGTACAGACTGCGCTGGTACCTATGCTGCACACAGGTTTCGAGCAGCACCTGGGTGATATCTGCGTCTCGGCAAAGACTGGCTCTGGAAAGACCTTAGCCTATCTCCTCCCTATAATCGAGCAACTCAAAGACCGCACAGTGCCAGTCCTGTCTGCCATCGTCGTAGTTCCTAGCCGACAGCTTGTCAACCAAGCGCTGCAAGTTGCCGAGGAACTATGCTCAGGAACCAAGATCAAGGTTGGAACAGCACTTGGCAACGTTGCATTTGCTACAGAGCAAAAGCAGTTGATCAAACTGAGGCCACAGTACGACCCCAGGAGAGCACGCGAGCTGAACGAGAAGGCGTTACGGCAATATCAAACAGGTTCCATGGAAAGAAGAGGGCTATATGAGGACCTAAAGGGTATGCCAATGCACCATGTCCCGCAGTATGACTCTAGCGTGGACATTCTCATATGTACTCCAGGCCGACTGGTAGAGCACATCGAGAACACTACCGGCTTTCTGTTAAACGCCGTGCGATGGCTCGTTATCGATGAAGCCGACCAGCTGCTGAATCAAAACTTCCAAGGCTGGGCGAATGTGCTCATGGACGCTCTCCATGGCGAGACCCCCGTCGACTTGATGAACGCCCAGGAACGGATACAAAAGCGGGAGCGCGATGCCAACTCTATCTGGTCAATTGCATTACCAGCCCGTAGACAGCTCACAAAAGTGGTGCTTTCTGCGACAATGGAGAAAGATGTCACAAAGCTTGGAACACTGAGGTTGAAACGGCCAAAGTTGGTGGTCGTACAGGACGAAACCGCAGAGGTGCAGCCTCTAGACTATGAAGATGACGTCTTCGAGCTACCTTCGACGCTGGAAGAATTCGCGGTCCATGTGGGTGACGGTTCGAACAAGCCACTGCACCTGCTGTACATACTACTCAACTATGTTTTTCCTGGTAGTCAGACAGCATCGGTCTCTTCATCGGATTCTTCTGCGTCAGATTCATCGTCAGATTCTGACTCTGACTCTGGCGACACATCGGTATCACAACAAACAGGACGCGTGCTGATCTTCACCAAGAGCACCGAGAGTGCGTCTCGCCTGTCGCACTTACTCAATATGCTTATGCCCAACTTCAAGAACCACATCAAGACGATGACACGAGCACTAACAGCAGATGCGTCTCGCAAGCTGCTCAAGTCTTTCAGCTCAGGGGCCATCAAGATCTTAATCGCCTCAGATGCGGCCTCTCGTGGACTCGATATACCCGATATTAGCCATGTCATCAACTACGACTTGCCTACGAGCATCACCAGCTATGTTCATAGAGTGGGGCGGACAGCTCGGGCGGGCAAACCAGGAGAAGCCTGGACGCTCTTCACCAAAACCGAAGCTGCTTGGTTCTTGAAGCAAGTAGCCAAAGGAGACAGGATAAAGCGTGGAAGCAAAAAGGTCAAGCGTATGGAATGGAATGAGAGCACCGTAACGGCAGAGGGGAGGAAGAAGGCCTACCGGACAGCGCTGAAACAACTAGAGACTGCCGTCACGGGCAGCACCGAAACGCAGTAG
- a CDS encoding Asp multi-domain protein — protein MAIIAFTGAVFASPVQIEKRSAFTVEQVLRSIRLKNGPAQIVKTLNKYGKEIPAHLVKAAEYMANNTVVTAALESGTVAANPLGRYDELYLSPVVVGGKILHLDIDTGSADLWVYSSLQSSHQVGAHGFYITNPAKLMYGYDWEVSYADGSSAYGVVYIDTVSIGGVTATSQAVEAASTVSKSIREMEDIDGVLGLGFGSLNTVLPKRQRTFFDSVKSHLAMPLFAAQLRYHGQGSYDFGFIDSSKYTGPITYVPVDNSRGHWGFISTGYSIGTGDNINWKIDAILDTATTLVFLDTNIVEKYYSQIKGGRFSRSSGGFVFSCEETPPDFAIIVGGVKQNIPGAYINYAPLGNGKCFGGLQSNAGIGFSILGDVFLKSKYIIFDQTTNDPRAGFAQQVGIPH, from the exons ATGGCGATAATCGCCTTCACTGGCGCAGTTTTTGCCTCTCCCGTTCAAATTG AGAAGCGCTCTGCCTTCACCGTCGAGCAAGTGTTACGCTCTATTCGTCTCAAGAACGGCCCGGCCCAGATTGTCAAGACTCTCAACAAGTATGGCAAGGAGATTCCCGCCCACCTCGTCAAGGCTGCCGAATACATGGCGAACAACACTGTCGTGACTGCTGCGCTCGAAAGTGGAACCGTGGCCGCCAATCCGCTCGGCCGATATGATGAACTATACCTGAGCCCAGTCGTCGTTGGTGGCAAAATTCTCCACCTCGATATCGACACTGGCAGCGCCGATCTGTGGGTTTATTCATCCCTCCAGTCCAGTCACCAGGTTGGTGCCCATGGCTTCTACATTACCAACCCGGCCAAGCTCATGTACGGTTACGACTGGGAGGTCTCCTACGCCGATGGTTCAAGTGCATATGGCGTGGTCTATATCGACACTGTCAGCATTGGCGGTGTTACGGCTACTTCCCAAGCCGTCGAGGCCGCCAGCACCGTCTCTAAATCTATTAGGGAAATGGAAGACATTGACGGTGTGCTCGGTCTTGGCTTCGGCTCCCTCAACACAGTCTTGCCCAAAAGGCAGAGGACATTCTTCGATAGTGTCAAGTCCCATCTTGCCATGCCATTATTCGCTGCTCAACTCAGGTACCATGGTCAAGGTAGCTATGACTTTGGCTTCATCGACTCGAGCAAGTACACTGGACCCATCACATACGTTCCCGTAGACAACAGCAGGGGCCATTGGGGCTTCATATCTACTGGATATAGCATTGGCACAGGCGATAATATCAACTGGAAGATCGATGCTATCCTTGACACTGCCACAACTCTGGTCTTCCTTGACACCAATATCGTCGAAAAGTACTACTCCCAGATCAAGGGCGGGAGGTTTAGTAGAAGTTCAGGGGGTTTCGTCTTCTCCTGCGAGGAGACCCCGCCCGATTTCGCCATCATCGTCGGTGGAGTCAAGCAAAACATTCCCGGCGCCTACATCAACTACGCACCCCTCGGCAACGGCAAGTGCTTCGGTGGTCTCCAGTCCAACGCCGGTATTGGCTTCAGCATCTTAGGTGACGTCTTCTTGAAGAGCAAGTACATCATATTTGACCAGACCACCAATGATCCCAGGGCTGGTTTCGCCCAGCAGGTCGGTATACCTCACTAG